Proteins encoded by one window of Fusarium graminearum PH-1 chromosome 1, whole genome shotgun sequence:
- a CDS encoding aldehyde dehydrogenase, giving the protein MALTVELSTPVTGTYQQPIGLFIDGKWVEGVDKGKFEVINPSTEEVITSVCEGTEKDIDLAVAAARKAFDGEWKNTAPQTRGNLLLKLADLAEKNLDLLAAVESLDNGKSITNARGDVGAVVGCLRYYGGWADKIEGKTIDIAPDMFHYTRSEPIGVCGQIIPWNFPLLMLAWKIGPALATGNTVVMKTAEQTPLSALVFTQFIEQAGFPAGVFNLVSGYGKTAGAALSSHMDVDKIAFTGSTVIGRQIMKAAASSNLKKVTLELGGKSPNIVFEDADIEEAINWVNFGIYYNHGQCCCAGTRIFVQESIYDKFLAAFKKRAEENKVGDPFNEETFQGPQVSQLQYDRIMGYIKAGKDEGATVEIGGERLGDKGYFIKPTIFSNVRPDMKIMQEEIFGPVCAISKFKDEAEVIDLAHDTAYGLAAAVHTKNLNTALRVSNALKAGTVWVNCYNMLHHQLPFGGYKESGIGRELGEAALANYTQNKSVAIKLY; this is encoded by the exons ATGGCTCTCACCGTCGAGCTGTCCACTCCCGTTACTGGTACCTACCAGCAGCCCATTGGCCT CTTCATCGACGGCAAGTGGGTTGAGGGTGTCGACAAGGGAAAGTTCGAGGTTATCAACCCCTCCACCGAGGAGGTCATCACCTCCGTCTGTGAGGGTACCGAGAAGGATATCGACCTAGCTGTCGCCGCTGCCCGCAAGGCTTTCGATGGCGAGTGGAAGAACACTGCTCCCCAGACCCGAGGAAAccttctcctcaagctcgccgacctcgccgagaagaacctcgacctcctcgccGCCGTTGAGTCTCTTGATAACGGAaagtccatcaccaacgccCGTGGTGATGTCGGTGCCGTTGTTGGCTGCCTACGATACTACGGTGGTTGGGCCGACAAGATCGAGGGCAAGACCATTGATATTGCTCCCGATATGTTCCACTACACCCGATCCGAGCCC ATCGGTGTCTGCGGTCAGATTATCCCCTGGAACTTCCCCCTTCTCATGCTGGCATGGAAGATCGGACCTGCTCTGGCCACTGGTAACACCGTCGTCATGAAGACTGCTGAGCAGACTCCTCTCTCCGCTCTCGTCTTCACTCAGTTCATTGAGCAGGCTGGTTTCCCTGCTGGTGTCTTCAACCTTGTCTCTGGTTACGGCAAGACTGCCGGTGCCGCCCTCTCTTCTCACATGGACGTTGACAAGATCGCCTTCACTGGTTCTACCGTCATTGGCCGACAGATCATGAAggctgctgcttcttccaacctcaagaaggtcaccCTCGAGCTTGGTGGCAAGTCCCCCAACATCGTCTTCGAGGATGCCGACATCGAGGAGGCCATCAACTGGGTCAACTTTGGTATCTACTACAACCACGGCCAGTGCTGCTGTGCTGGTACCCGTATCTTTGTCCAGGAGTCCATCTACGACAAGTTCCTCGCTGCCttcaagaagcgagctgaggagaacaaggtcgGTGACCCCTTCAACGAGGAGACCTTCCAGGGTCCCCAGGTCTCTCAGCTCCAGTACGACCGTATCATGGGCTACATCAAGGCCGGTAAGGACGAGGGTGCCACCGTCGAGATCGGTGGTGAGCGTCTCGGTGACAAGGGTTACTTCATCAAGcccaccatcttctccaacgtCCGCCCCGACATGAAGATCATGCAGGAGGAGATTTTCGGCCCCGTCTGCGCTATttccaagttcaaggacgagGCTGAGGTCATTGACCTTGCCCACGACACCGCTTACGGTCTCGCTGCCGCTGTCCACACCAAGAACCTCAACACTGCCCTCCGCGTTTCCAACGCTCTCAAGGCCGGAACTGTCTGGGTGAACTGCTATAACATGCTACATCACCAGCTCCCATTCGGAGGCTACAAGGAGAGTGGAATTGGACGAGAACTCGGCGAGGCAGCCCTCGCCAACTACACACAGAACAAGTCGGTTGCCATCAAGCTGTACTAA
- a CDS encoding rhamnogalacturonase B precursor has product MVSFKYLGALVSAAPALAAFGVTTSGNNLIVDSGNSNGFSVSVSKSDCSINSIKYRGSEYQYKSQTSHIASGLGSASVQSTVLNNKYIKVTCTAKSGDFDLTHYYVVQNGQSNVYMATDTKSEPKIGELRYIARLDRSLLPNEIPFGEASNTSGGSAIEGSDVFNVNGQTRSKFYSSQRFIDNDVWCFQSSGKDVHACMVTHASRSYEKSSGGPFFRDINSNNNGDFSALTFYMNSGHVQTEDFRQGFHGPYALSFSRSGVPKAKDVDMTFFNDLSIPGYTADSSRGRVSGTATGVQSGFQGTVHWFNKDFQYWAYTSSNGAFTSPFMAPGTYTQVLYQGELKVASKSVSVSAGGTASSSIAANSDITTGKHTSVFRIGNWDGQPTGFRNADKQLRMHPSDKRMSSWGPLTYTVGSSSVGDFPMAIFKAVNSPVTIKFNLPSAISGQATLRIGTTLAFASGRPQVTVGSFKKAFDAPTKIDSRGVTRGAYRGHGEVYDAVIPAGTLKQGSNSITIEVISGSSGADFLSPNFIFDAVELFY; this is encoded by the exons ATGGTCAGCTTTAAGTATCTTGGCGCTCTTGTTAGCGCCGCTCCGGCTCTGGCAGCCTTTGGTGTCACCACCAGTGGCAATAACCTCATCGTTGACTCTGGCAACTCCAACGGCTTTTCAGTCTCTGTCAGCAAGTCTGACTGCTCAATCAACTCTATCAAGTACCGTGGTAGCGAATACCAGTACAAGTCTCAGACTTCTCATATCGCATCTGGACTGGGATCCGCCAGTGTCCAGTCCACCGTGCTCAACA acaagtacatcaaggTCACTTGCACCGCCAAGTCGGGCGACTTTGACCTAACTCACTACTATGTTGTCCAGAACGGCCAGAGCAACGTCTACATGGCTACTGACACAAAATCCGAGCCCAAGATCGGTGAGCTTCGCTACATTGCTCGTCTGGATCGCTCTCTGCTGCCCAACGAGATCCCCTTTGGCGAAGCCTCCAACACGTCTGGTGGTTCAGCCATCGAGGGCTCTGATGTCTTCAACGTCAATGGCCAGACCCGCTCCAAGTTCTACTCGTCTCAGCgcttcatcgacaacgaCGTCTGGTGCTTCCAGAGCAGTGGCAAGGACGTTCACGCTTGCATGGTCACTCACGCTTCGCGCTCGTACGAGAAGAGCTCTGGCGGTCCTTTCTTCCGtgatatcaacagcaacaacaacggtgACTTTAGTGCTCTCACCTTTTACATGAACTCGGGTCACGTTCAAACCGAAGATTTCCGCCAGGGCTTCCACGGCCCCTACGCCTTGTCTTTCTCCCGCTCTGGTGTCCCCAAGGccaaagatgttgacatGACCTTTTTCAATGACCTTTCTATCCCTGGCTACACTGCCGACTCGTCTCGTGGTCGGGTCAGCGGTACTGCTACTGGTGTCCAGTCTGGGTTCCAGGGTACTGTTCACTGGTTCAACAAGGATTTCCAATACTGGGCTTATACTTCATCCAACGGTGCTTTCACTTCTCCCTTCATGGCCCCCGGTACTTACACCCAGGTTCTCTATCAGGGTGAGCTCAAGGTCGCTTCCAAGAGCGTGAGCGTCTCCGCTGGTGGTActgcatcttcttccatTGCTGCCAACTCCGACATTACAACTGGAAAGCACACCTCTGTCTTTCGCATTGGTAACTGGGACGGTCAGCCTACGGGTTTCCGTAACGCTGATAAGCAGCTGCGCATGCACCCCAGCGACAAGCGCATGTCCAGCTGGGGTCCTCTGACATACACCGTCGGCTCCAGCTCGGTCGGAGACTTCCCCATGGCCATCTTCAAGGCCGTCAACAGCCCTGTCACCATCAAATTCAATCTCCCTTCTGCTATCTCGGGCCAGGCAACCCTCCGTATTGGTACCACTCTTGCCTTTGCCAGTGGCCGACCTCAAGTCACCGTCggcagcttcaagaaggCATTTGACGCGCCAACCAAGATCGACTCGCGAGGTGTCACTCGCGGAGCGTACCGTGGCCATGGCGAGGTTTATGATGCTGTTATTCCTGCTGGCACGCTGAAGCAGGGCTCCAACTCTATCACCATTGAAGTCATCTCTGGTAGCTCTGGTGCTGACTTCCTAAGCCCCAACTTTATCTTTGATGCCGTTGAGCTCTTTTACTAG